In one Juglans regia cultivar Chandler chromosome 11, Walnut 2.0, whole genome shotgun sequence genomic region, the following are encoded:
- the LOC108987854 gene encoding FACT complex subunit SPT16-like: MAEHRNGNAKIPIGKASGATNPYSINLENFSKRLKMLYSHWNEHNSDLWGASDALAVATPPTSEDLRYLKSSALNIWLFGYEFPETIMVFMKKQIHFLCSQKKASLLDVVKMSAKEAVGAEVVVHVKPKNDDGAGLMDRIFQAVNAQSNSNGHDAPVIGHIAREAPEGKLLETWAEKLKNANLELSDITNGFSNLFAVKDNVELTNVKKAAFLTSSVMRSFVVPKLEKIIDEEKKVSHSSLMDDTEKAILEPARIKVKLKAENVDICYPPIFQSGGDFDLKPSASSNDENLYYDSNSVIICAVGSRYNSYCSNIARTFLIDANGSQSKAYEVLLKAQEAAISALKSGSKASAAYLAALSVVEKDAPELAASMTKTAGTGIGLEFRESGLSLNAKNDRILKPGMVFNVSLGFHNLQAETKNPKTQKFSVLLADTVIVGEEVPEIVTISSSKAVKDVAYSFNEDDEEEDEGPKIKTEAKGSTATLAKATLRSDNQEMSKEELRRQHQAELALQKNEETARRLAGGGSVASDNRGAGRTIGDLIAYKNVNDLPPSRDLMIQIDQKNEAILLPIYGSMVPFHVATLKSVSSQQDSNRNCYIRIIFNVPGTPFSPHDANSVKFQGSIYLKEVSFRSKDPRHISEAVQLIKTLRRQVASRESERAERATLVTQEKLQVAGAKFKPIRLSDLWIRPPFGGRGRKLTGSLEAHTNGFRYSTSRPDERVDVMYRNIKHAFFQPAEKEMITVLHFHLHNHIMVGNKKTKDVQFYVEVMDVVQTLGGSRRSAYDPDEIEEEQRERDRKNKINMDFQNFVNRVHDLWGQPQFKALDLEFDQPLRELGFHGVPHKASTYIVPTSSCLVELIENPFVVITLNEIEIVNLERVGLGQKNFDMTIVFKDFKRDVFRIDSIPSSSLDGIKEWLDTTDLKYYESRLNLNWRPILKTITDDPEKFIEDGGWEFLNMDISDSDSENSESDQGYEPSDVQSDSVSDEEDDSIESLVESEDDEEEISEEDSEEEKGKTWEELEREATYADREKGDDSDSEEERSRRKMKAFGKARAPEKRNHGGSLPKRAKLR, encoded by the coding sequence AGAAAAAGGCGTCTCTTCTTGATGTTGTGAAAATGTCTGCCAAAGAGGCTGTTGGCGCTGAGGTAGTGGTACATGTTAAGCCCAAAAATGATGATGGAGCTGGACTAATGGATAGAATATTTCAAGCTGTCAATGCTCAGTCGAACTCCAACGGTCATGATGCTCCTGTCATTGGACACATTGCAAGAGAGGCTCCTGAAGGAAAGCTTTTGGAAACATGGGCTGAAAAGTTGAAGAATGCAAATTTAGAGCTAAGTGATATAACTAATGGGTTCTCAAATTTGTTTGCTGTCAAAGACAATGTTGAGCTAACAAATGTAAAGAAAGCTGCATTCTTGACTTCATCAGTGATGAGGAGTTTTGTAGTTCCAAAGCTTGAAAAGATTattgatgaggaaaagaaggttTCACATTCTTCATTAATGGATGACACAGAGAAGGCCATATTGGAACCAGCAAGAATTAAGGTCAAGTTGAAGGCAGAGAATGTTGATATTTGTTACCCTCCAATTTTTCAGAGCGGAGGAGATTTCGATCTGAAACCGAGTGCTTCAAGCAATGATGAGAACCTTTACTATGATTCGAATAGTGTGATTATATGTGCAGTTGGATCTCGATATAACAGCTATTGCTCAAACATTGCTAGAACTTTTCTGATTGATGCCAATGGCTCACAGAGCAAGGCTTATGAGGTTCTTCTCAAGGCACAAGAAGCAGCAATTAGTGCTTTGAAATCTGGAAGCAAGGCCAGTGCTGCATATCTTGCTGCTCTCTCAGTCGTTGAGAAGGATGCTCCCGAATTGGCTGCGAGCATGACTAAAACTGCAGGGACTGGAATTGGCCTCGAGTTTCGTGAGTCGGGTCTTAGTCTTAATGCTAAGAATGATCGAATACTAAAACCAGGCATGGTTTTTAACGTGTCACTTGGATTCCATAACTTGCAGGCTGAGACCAAGAACCCAAAAACACAGAAATTCTCGGTGTTGCTAGCTGATACAGTTATTGTTGGTGAAGAGGTCCCTGAGATTGTTACTATATCAAGTTCCAAAGCTGTGAAGGATGTAGCGTATTCTTTCAATGAggatgatgaggaagaagatgaggggccaaaaatcaaaacagaggCTAAAGGTAGTACGGCAACACTGGCAAAAGCGACACTTAGGTCAGACAACCAGGAGATGTCAAAGGAGGAGCTTCGGAGGCAGCACCAGGCGGAACTTGCCCtccaaaaaaatgaagaaactgCCAGGAGGCTTGCTGGCGGAGGTTCTGTGGCATCCGATAATCGTGGAGCTGGGAGGACAATAGGTGATTTGATAGCTTATAAGAATGTCAATGATTTGCCCCCTTCGAGAGATTTGATGATTCAAATTGATCAGAAGAATGAAGCCATCTTATTGCCAATTTACGGAAGCATGGTTCCTTTTCATGTAGCGACCTTGAAGAGTGTGTCCAGCCAGCAGGATAGTAACAGAAATTGCTACATCCGTATAATCTTCAATGTACCTGGCACCCCTTTTAGTCCACATGACGCAAACTCTGTGAAGTTTCAAGGGTCAATCTATCTGAAGGAAGTTTCATTCCGCTCCAAGGACCCAAGGCATATCAGTGAAGCAGTACAGCTGATCAAAACCCTTCGCAGACAGGTTGCCTCCAGGGAGTCTGAAAGAGCTGAAAGGGCCACCTTAGTGACACAAGAAAAGCTGCAGGTTGCAGGAGCTAAATTCAAGCCAATAAGATTGTCTGATCTGTGGATCCGTCCTCCATTTGGTGGTCGTGGAAGAAAGCTGACTGGCTCACTAGAAGCCCACACGAATGGATTCCGGTATTCTACTTCAAGGCCTGATGAACGTGTGGACGTTATGTACAGAAACATCAAACATGCATTTTTCCAGCCGGCAGAGAAAGAGATGATAACTGTGCTACACTTTCATCTGCACAATCACATTATGGTGGGAAACAAGAAGACGAAGGATGTGCAATTTTACGTTGAGGTGATGGATGTAGTCCAGACGCTTGGTGGTAGTAGGCGATCTGCCTATGACCCAGATGAGATCGAGGAGGAGCAGCGTGAGAGGGatcgaaaaaataaaatcaacatgGACTTCCAGAATTTTGTGAACCGAGTACATGATTTGTGGGGTCAACCACAATTCAAAGCACTTGACCTTGAGTTTGATCAGCCCTTGAGAGAGCTTGGCTTCCATGGAGTACCTCACAAGGCCTCTACTTACATTGTCCCTACTTCGAGCTGCCTTGTTGAGCTGATTGAGAATCCATTTGTGGTAATAACTCTTAATGAGATTGAGATTGTTAACCTGGAGAGGGTTGGTCTTGGGCAGAAGAATTTTGATATGACTATTGTGTTCAAAGACTTTAAGCGGGATGTTTTTCGTATCGATTCTATCCCTTCGAGCTCGCTAGATGGCATCAAGGAGTGGCTAGACACGACTGACCTGAAATATTATGAAAGCAGATTGAATCTCAACTGGCGTCCTATATTGAAAACTATCACTGATGATCCGGAAAAATTCATCGAGGATGGTGGATGGGAATTTTTAAATATGGATATCAGTGATTCAGATTCTGAGAATTCGGAGTCAGACCAAGGATATGAACCTTCGGATGTACAGTCTGACTCGGTATCGGATGAGGAGGATGATAGCATCGAGTCATTGGTTGAATCCGAGGATGATGAGGAAGAAATCTCTGAAGAAGACTCCGAGGAGGAGAAAGGAAAGACATGGGAGGAGTTGGAGAGGGAAGCAACCTATGCAGACAGGGAAAAAGGGGATGACTCGGACAGTGAGGAGGAGAGGTCAAGAAGGAAGATGAAAGCTTTTGGAAAGGCTCGGGCTCCCGAGAAGAGGAATCATGGTGGCAGCCTTCCCAAGAGAGCAAAATTAAGGTGA